A window of Desulforegulaceae bacterium genomic DNA:
TGTTGGAAACGCCCTTACAAAAGCCTCCGAAGAAAACGGATACAAACTTGATTATAAAGCCGTTTATAGCAAGGAAACAAAAAAGTATTCAATTAGCTATGATGAAAATTCATTTGACGGATATATAAAAACAGACTTTTTGTGGACAACAGGCGAAAATTCCGGACGCAGCATAGGAACTGACCTTGGATTTGATATTTCAGATACAAAATTTGAACCGGCAGTAAGTGATAACAGGCTTGGAAAAATAATTCAGATCGGCGTAAATGACACCATGAATTTTTCAGTTGACGGTGGCACTACATTTCAAACAATTATTGTTCCTCCAGGTAAATACAGCAATGAAGAGCTTGCTGAAGAAATTGAAAACCAGATGAAGCTTGCTGTAGGAAACATAGACTTTAATGATAAGTTTGAAGTGAAATTTAACAGTAAAGATGTAAGGTTTGAGTTTGATGCCTCAAATACATTTCCAGGTTCAGTAGACCTTGAACTTTATTGGAATAGCGGCCCCCAGGATCTTGGCCGCACCCTTGGATTTCCTGTTTACACAGATGATACAGGAAGTCTTGAATATAAGGGTTTGAGTTTTGCTCCAAAGGCAGAAATTGAAGAAGGAGTAAATGATACAATAGATTTTGCTCTTGACGGAACACCTTACTCTGTAACCATACCAGCAGATGATTATTCTCTTGACGATCTTGCTCTTCAAATAAAAAAAACAATGATGCTTGAAACAGGAAATGAAAACCTTGATGTAGCCTTTGATTCAAATTCAGGAGAAATTAAATTTGACGCTTCAGGCAGTGGAGTAGCAGTTTTTGAACTTTTATGGAGTTCAGGCCTAAATTCTTCAAAATCTGCAGCAGAAGTTCTTGGCTTTGATCCAACTATAGACAGCACTGCTGCACTTGATTATTCAGGAACAAATCTTCCCCTTGGAGTTGAAATAATTGAAGGTGTAAATGACAGAGTTAATTTCAGGGAGTTGCCTCAAAACGGTGAGTTTTCTCCACAGCTTTCATTTACAATCAAACCTGGGAATTATACTGGAAAAGAACTGGCTGAACATGTGGAATTTCAAATGGAACAGGCATCTGCAGCAGAAGGCCACAATATTGACTATACTGTGAGTTATGATTCAAAAACCCATCAATATAAATTCAGGGAAAACGGCTCAAAGTTAAATGAAATTCAGTTTTTATGGAACTCAGGCTTGGACAGGCCGATTTCAGAAGGGGGAACAGGGCAAAGTGCTGCTGTAACCCTTGGGTTTGATCAAAACAAAAATCATAGTGCAGTTTTAACAAATACAAGTACTGAAGAAGTTTCCTGGGGACTTTTTGATACCCTTGTTGATTTTAAAGAATATCTTGAAAACAATGATATTGACGGGATAAACAGGACGCTTACAAGACTTGACTCTCATTATGAAAAACAATTAAGTCAGGTTGCCAAAATTGGAATGAAAGAGTCAAGACTGGTAACAAGACAGTCAATTGTTTCTAATCTTTCATTCAGATATGAAGAAAACAGGGCTCAGATTGAAGAAGCCGATATTGTGAAGGCGATTTCTGATCTAATGGCTTCTGAAACTGCTTATCAGGCATCTTTGGCTTCTTCAGCAAGAGTGATGAGGTTAAGTCTTGCTGATTATATTTAAATTAATCAATGGATTTAAAATTTAAAAGCTCAAACCCCTTTAAAACTTAAAGGGGTTTTTTTATAAGTTTTTATTTTA
This region includes:
- the flgL gene encoding flagellar hook-associated protein FlgL, whose amino-acid sequence is MRIASKTIYELQKNQLGSLYKNLAKNNSIVATGKRINKISDDPVGLTQVLNFKSGVSYLSQIDTNIENGVTWLRSGETAISSVEDLTLEMKTLALKLKNDSVNAGQRKEAVNRVNAVLAELVNLGNTQSKGEYIFSGNKTNVQPIVPDDLNNPQSIKYNGDEFSYQVKISQTDTVEVGHKGSEVFWDDQVVVDSTNNSIDFKETIRGGFKVGNIKAGESLKNDQVKLEVKNYEAIDKGSFELAPLQFVWNRDLKEWKVNNDPGYGLPETIKGTEDAFDLDLDKDGFADIEVRLTQGAEHDEYVEFSLEPHDIEIKAEIPDGTYSREKLALAVGNALTKASEENGYKLDYKAVYSKETKKYSISYDENSFDGYIKTDFLWTTGENSGRSIGTDLGFDISDTKFEPAVSDNRLGKIIQIGVNDTMNFSVDGGTTFQTIIVPPGKYSNEELAEEIENQMKLAVGNIDFNDKFEVKFNSKDVRFEFDASNTFPGSVDLELYWNSGPQDLGRTLGFPVYTDDTGSLEYKGLSFAPKAEIEEGVNDTIDFALDGTPYSVTIPADDYSLDDLALQIKKTMMLETGNENLDVAFDSNSGEIKFDASGSGVAVFELLWSSGLNSSKSAAEVLGFDPTIDSTAALDYSGTNLPLGVEIIEGVNDRVNFRELPQNGEFSPQLSFTIKPGNYTGKELAEHVEFQMEQASAAEGHNIDYTVSYDSKTHQYKFRENGSKLNEIQFLWNSGLDRPISEGGTGQSAAVTLGFDQNKNHSAVLTNTSTEEVSWGLFDTLVDFKEYLENNDIDGINRTLTRLDSHYEKQLSQVAKIGMKESRLVTRQSIVSNLSFRYEENRAQIEEADIVKAISDLMASETAYQASLASSARVMRLSLADYI